The Nostoc sp. NIES-3756 DNA window TTTTTGTTGATGATTTGCTTCACCTAAATACTCAACTTGCTTTCCATCAATATGAGGTTCAACTTCTTTGGCAAAATATTCTTTGTCAACAATGTCTACCTTCCCTGCCATTTTCAAGCGCCAGCCGGCTTTTTTCGCAATTTCTATAGCTAGGTGTGGGCCTTTTTCTGCTGACATTCTCCCCAAGAATGCTAAATATGGCGGTTCATCTGGTTGGGGATAAAACTTATAGCTACTAACATCAATGCCGTTGTAAACTGTACTGACATAATTCATTCCTAATCTAGCTTCCCGTTGTGCATCGGAAATACTCACATAAGGCTGAACTTTGGCATATTGAAACATTTTTTCGTTATCAGTAGTAAAAATACCATGTAAGGTATGAATTGTGGGAGTTTTCACTAGCTTTGCGTAGGGTAATGATGCACAACCCATATGTGAGTGAATAATATCAAACTCGTCTGCGCGTTCATATACTGCACTCACTTGCAGCATTTCATAAATGTTATATTCCTTTACACTGGAATCAAGTCTTAGCGCACGGGGATGAACTGATACTAACTTCGCTAAACTGATAGAGTCACCTGTGGCAAACAACGTCACTTCATGTCCGCGTCGGACTAACTCATCTGTTAATAACCCCACCACTAGCTCTATACCGCCATAAGCTGGCGGGGGTACTCTTTCCCATAATGGAGCTACTTGAGCAATTCTCATCACAAACCTCCTACAAACTAAGATTTGAATTAGGTGTGTTTGTTTTTGGTTTCAATAGTGCTTTTAAACCGTTAAATCTGCACAAGAAACTATTTTTTAACACCAATTTTTAAATTAATTACATTAAAATATTAAGCTTTATTTTCGTGATTACCTGTCTACCTTAGTAGGGAATTTTCCCTATTCCCAAGACATAAAATTTATTTTAAAATTTACTTTTTATGTATATTTAACAAGCAGGTAAGGTGCTTTTAATACTGGGAAGGGCAATGTTTTTAACTCTGGCTGATTTTTCAGTTAAATAAATTGAAGTAAAAAATTCACTTATAAAGTCAGTATATTTAGTATGCAAATTAAATCCTCTATCTGACAAAAAACTATAAATTCTGTGCCTTGTTGACAGTTAATAGCTATGCTACCTCTTAACTGTTGCACTAAACCTCAAACCAAATTAATACCCAATTTTTTAGAATTATTACTATCAAAATTCTCAGCTATTCCAATCCATGATACTGGATGAGTAAAATTAACTCCTGTTCATCTTGATATCACTATATTTACTAGATGGGCAACCAGCAATCACAGAAGTATCCTTTAATCATATTGATTTGAAAATCAAATAAGAAGCATAGAGGTTTTAATGATGATGGCAAATATCAACGTAAATTACATAAATTATATGTAACAAACATTTTATGTAAATTCCCGTAACAAAAAGGTTATGCAGTTAGATTTTGTAATTAGGTATTAAGTATCATTTATCGCCTTCTAGATGGAGATTTGGCGACGATCTTGACGTTTGTTTTATTGTCGAATATATTTTAGACTTGAAAATACTTCAATTATAAAAACGTGAATACTTTTTCACCAAAAAATAAACCGCGTGTCTCATGGCAGGCGGTTTTCTCAGTACTCATATTCTTATTTATGTACCTACCTATTTTGGTACTGGGATTTTATAGCTTTAATAAATCGCCTTACAGCGCAACTTGGCAAGCCTTCACTCTTGATTGGTATTACAAATTATTAAGTGATGATCGCATCTTATCAGCTTTAAAGAATAGTTTGCTCGTTGCTTTTTGTGCTGTCAGTATCTCCGCCGTGTTGGGAACCCTCATGGCAGTTGGCTTGGCACGTTATCAATTCCCAGGTAAGAAGCTGTACCAAGGTGTAGCTTACCTACCATTAATTATTCCTGATATTGCGATCGCTGTTGCCACCCTCGTTTTCTTAGCCGCCTTCGCCATTCCCCTCAGCTTGTGGACAATTGTATCTGCTCATGTAGTATTTTGTTTAGCCTATATTGCTTTAGTTGTTTCATCACGACTCACAAATTTAGACCCCCACTTAGAAGAAGCTGCACTTGATTTAGGCGCAACACCAGTACAAGCATTTCTTCAAGTATTACTACCCCAATTAATGCCAGGAATTATCTCTGGTTGTCTTTTAGCTTTCGTTCTGAGCTTGGATGACTTTTTAATTGCTAGTTTTACATCTGGTAGCGGTTATAACACCTTACCAATGGAAATATTTAGTCGTATTAGAAGTGGTGTAAAACCTGATATTAATGCTCTCAGTGTATTGTTAATTTTAACATCAGCAATTATTGCCGTCATAGCAGAATCAATCCGGTCATTAGGAGAAAGAAAATAAACAAACTTGACAAACCAACTCGTTTAAAGATATTATTATTCTTGTAAGAAATATTAGCCAACTCTTACATACCTAATAGACTAATAAATCTCATCTGTATCAGCCCTTTCAGTATTCATACAGATGATAATTATTAATTAATATTGTCAAATTAAGGTTTAAGTCATCACCGGAAAAAGTCTGAAAGTTTGAATTTTGAATTGTTATTTGTCTAGATATTGCTTTTCAATTAGCTAATATTGGGGCTAAGTTTGGACAAGATGCTATTATCCCTTCGTTATGCAAATCTGCCAAAATCCCAATTGCTCAAACCCATTCAATCCTGATGGCAATAGATTTTGCATGAGTTGCGGACAAAGCAACTTCGGCAAACTCCTCAGAAATCGCTACCGCGTACTCGGACTATTAGGTGAAGGTGGGTTCAGCAAAACCTACGCAGCCGAAGATGCTGATAGATTAAATGCACCTTGTGTCATCAAACAGTTCTTCCCACAAATTCAAGGAACTGGACAACGCTCTAAAGCAGCAGAGTTCTTTAAAGAAGAAGCTTTTCGCTTGTATGAATTAGGAGAAAATCACAGTCAAATACCACGATTATTAGCTTACTTTGAACAAGGTTCTAGCTTATACCTTGTTCAAGAGTTTATTAAAGGATTAACCCTTTTACAAGAAGTTCAACAAGAACCATTCACAGAAGAAAAAGTCCGGCAACTATTAATTGACTTATTACCAGTTCTCGATTTTATTCATCTAAATAACGTTATTCACCGCGACATCAAACCAGAAAATATTATCCGGCGTGATAGTGATACTAAATTAGTATTAATAGATTTTGGGGGAGCAAAACAAGTCACCCAAACGAGTATCGCTAGACAAGCAACAGCTATTTATACTCTTGGCTATGCACCAACAGAACAAATGGCAGGGTTTGCTTGTCATGCTAGTGATTTATATGCCTTGGGTGTGACTTGTGTCAGGTTATTGACGCAATGCTTACCACAAAATAATAGTTGTGGGAATTTTGAGGATCATATTTATGATCCCATGAATGGTAAATGGTTGTGGCAAGAACATTTACAGCAAAAAGGTATCACCGTTAGCGATAATTTGAGCCAGATTTTAGATAAATTGCTGAAACATTTACCGAGTGAAAGATATCAATCAGCCGCAGAAGTCATTTATGATTTAAAAGTATCTACAAACATTGTTGTAGAAACCCAAATACCAACTACTCAACCTACATTAGTACCACAACTTCCAGCTATCCAAAAAACAAAACTACCCTTACCCCTCTTACAAACTTTTGAGTTTGAAGTAGTGACAGTAGATACAGCCGGGAGAGTGGTAAACCGCGATCGCAATAATGCCCAATATCTGATAGAAGAATTACATAAAGACATCACCCTAGAAATGGTGTCAATTCCTGGCGGTGCATACCTGATGGGTTCACCCAACTTTGAGGGAGATGCAGACGAACGCCCCCAACATCAAGTAGCGATCGCACCCTTTTTTATGGGAAAATATCCCATAACTCAAGCACAATGGCGTGCCGTCGCCGCCTTACCCAAAATCAAACAAGCCTTAAACCCCTACCCCTCAAAATATAAAGGGCAAAATCGACCAGTAGAAAACGTTTCTTGGCACGAAGTATTAGAGTTTTGTGCCAGACTATCCCAGAAAACTGGGCGGGAATATCGCCTCCCCAGCGAAGCCGAATGGGAATATGCTTGTCGTGCGGGAACTACCACATCCTTTCATTTTGGTGAAACCCTTACCTCTGACTTAGCCAACTTTAGCGACGCTGATAGTCAACATATCGAAGCCAAAACCAGATACCGCAAAGAAACCACTGATGTTGGCAGTTTCCGCGTAGCCAACGCCTTTGGATTATACGATATGCACGGTCTGGTGTGGGAATGGTGCGCCGACCCTTGGCATATTAACTACAATGGCGCACCAAGCGATGGTAGTGTGTGGGAAAAAGGTGGTGATATATATCGCCGAGTGTTGCGCGGTGGTTCTTGGAACTTTGGCGCTGAATTATGTCGCAGCGCCAGCCGCACTTGGAACGAGTCGGATGGTGGGTTGAGGATATGCGGCTTTCGCGTTGTTTTTTCTGCATAATACTAATTCGTAATTCGTAATTCGTAATTCGTAATTAACACACACAGTAAAAATTCCGAGACAACGTATTGCTAGGCCGCTAGGGGATGGGGTATTAAATCAGATCCAAAACAACTGACAACTGACACACGCAGTGTAATAAAAAATAAAAAGCATTGTGCTAATAACACAATGCCTTTTTATAAAGCTAAATTCTTTCCTTCTCTCGTAATTACGAATTACGAATTACGAATTACGAATTACAATTAAACCAACTTCAAATCAGGATACTCAGCAAACAAATCATCAGAAGTGAGAGTATCACCTTCAGCTTGGGGAGTCCACAACACCTCAATTGCTAAAAGTTGTTCAGCCGGAAGACTACCAATTTGCCGTAAAGCTTGGCGCAAGTCATCAGCGCTGTTAACGGCTGGGAGTTCAAACTTACCTAATGTTGCCGCCAAGAGGGTGACAATAATATATTCACCAGGGCCTTCAGTTATTAGGCGGGTTGGGTTGTCTATTTCATCAGCCGCAGGTAAAGCATCTTTAGCACGCGCTGCTTTTAGCTGGTTGTTGACGTTAGATAGAGTTTCTTCGGTAAATTTGCTGCGTTCTGCTAGCGATAGGCGGTTAAATTGAGATTCCGCCGCATTTAACCTTGCTTGTTGTGTACCAGCACCTGCATATACCCAATATTCAGGGTGACGCAATAAAGCTAGGCTGGCTTCTTGCAGCACTTCTGCGCGTCCTTCGGGGGAATTGGTATCAGCCGTTTCGGCCATGTGGTTGAGTTCTGGCTGCAAATCTCGCGCTTGTGCGAGTAAGCCAACTTGCAAGCGAGATACTGTCACTGTGGGGTTTTCGCTGTAACCAACATCTTCGCCTACTTCACCACTGGAGGCGCGACGGAAAGCTTGTAATAGGAAGTTAGCGATCGCAAAAAATATTAAGATACCAAATAAACCGCCAAATCCTCCACCAATACCCCAGAAAGGCAGCAAGAAGGGGAAACCAAAGCCACCACCAGGATAGGGAGCATAACCATATCCACCACCATATCCACCACCGGGAGGTGAATAAGTGCGGCTAGATGGCGCTCTAAAGGAACCACCACCAATTCGTCCACCACTGCGAGCTGCTAATGCGCCATCGGCGTTTCCCAACGCCAAAACCAACACTAGTCCCAGTGCAAAGACAGTTTTTAACAGAGGTTTGATAGTTTGTAGTAGTTTTTTAGGCATATTCACATTCGCTCGAAAAACAG harbors:
- a CDS encoding glycosyltransferase family 4 protein produces the protein MRIAQVAPLWERVPPPAYGGIELVVGLLTDELVRRGHEVTLFATGDSISLAKLVSVHPRALRLDSSVKEYNIYEMLQVSAVYERADEFDIIHSHMGCASLPYAKLVKTPTIHTLHGIFTTDNEKMFQYAKVQPYVSISDAQREARLGMNYVSTVYNGIDVSSYKFYPQPDEPPYLAFLGRMSAEKGPHLAIEIAKKAGWRLKMAGKVDIVDKEYFAKEVEPHIDGKQVEYLGEANHQQKNVLMGGAVATLFPITWREPFGLVMVESMASGTPVIAMKLGSTTEVIAHGKTGFLCTNVDECVDAIAKVPDLDRYACREYVQNRFSKEAMTDGYEEVYRQILKQRFAKNGHYRSKAGLSLSSR
- a CDS encoding DUF1517 domain-containing protein, whose product is MPKKLLQTIKPLLKTVFALGLVLVLALGNADGALAARSGGRIGGGSFRAPSSRTYSPPGGGYGGGYGYAPYPGGGFGFPFLLPFWGIGGGFGGLFGILIFFAIANFLLQAFRRASSGEVGEDVGYSENPTVTVSRLQVGLLAQARDLQPELNHMAETADTNSPEGRAEVLQEASLALLRHPEYWVYAGAGTQQARLNAAESQFNRLSLAERSKFTEETLSNVNNQLKAARAKDALPAADEIDNPTRLITEGPGEYIIVTLLAATLGKFELPAVNSADDLRQALRQIGSLPAEQLLAIEVLWTPQAEGDTLTSDDLFAEYPDLKLV
- a CDS encoding ABC transporter permease, whose protein sequence is MYLPILVLGFYSFNKSPYSATWQAFTLDWYYKLLSDDRILSALKNSLLVAFCAVSISAVLGTLMAVGLARYQFPGKKLYQGVAYLPLIIPDIAIAVATLVFLAAFAIPLSLWTIVSAHVVFCLAYIALVVSSRLTNLDPHLEEAALDLGATPVQAFLQVLLPQLMPGIISGCLLAFVLSLDDFLIASFTSGSGYNTLPMEIFSRIRSGVKPDINALSVLLILTSAIIAVIAESIRSLGERK
- a CDS encoding bifunctional serine/threonine-protein kinase/formylglycine-generating enzyme family protein, encoding MQICQNPNCSNPFNPDGNRFCMSCGQSNFGKLLRNRYRVLGLLGEGGFSKTYAAEDADRLNAPCVIKQFFPQIQGTGQRSKAAEFFKEEAFRLYELGENHSQIPRLLAYFEQGSSLYLVQEFIKGLTLLQEVQQEPFTEEKVRQLLIDLLPVLDFIHLNNVIHRDIKPENIIRRDSDTKLVLIDFGGAKQVTQTSIARQATAIYTLGYAPTEQMAGFACHASDLYALGVTCVRLLTQCLPQNNSCGNFEDHIYDPMNGKWLWQEHLQQKGITVSDNLSQILDKLLKHLPSERYQSAAEVIYDLKVSTNIVVETQIPTTQPTLVPQLPAIQKTKLPLPLLQTFEFEVVTVDTAGRVVNRDRNNAQYLIEELHKDITLEMVSIPGGAYLMGSPNFEGDADERPQHQVAIAPFFMGKYPITQAQWRAVAALPKIKQALNPYPSKYKGQNRPVENVSWHEVLEFCARLSQKTGREYRLPSEAEWEYACRAGTTTSFHFGETLTSDLANFSDADSQHIEAKTRYRKETTDVGSFRVANAFGLYDMHGLVWEWCADPWHINYNGAPSDGSVWEKGGDIYRRVLRGGSWNFGAELCRSASRTWNESDGGLRICGFRVVFSA